TAAAGTGTCCATAAGAACAGAATATGACTATTCTATCGATGAGGTAGAGGCGCGATTTCAATCAGTACTTGGTCTGAGGATGACAACGAAGACGACTAAAGGAAAGGTGACATCGCCGAAATGACAGTATGTGTCTAACATATCGTCGTTGGTCGATTCGGGAAATACCCGATCGATTGCCATACATAGTACTTGTATGGAGCGCTCCAATTCGGCTAAGAAAGACGCATCCAGCGAGGGTGTCGGCTTTGTTGCCGGTGCCCTTGCTTTTTTTGTGCAGCGGGGTCTCATCTTTAAGCCATTTATTAAAGAGGAGGATATGTTTCATGGTCAACTATTCAGATTCCATCATTGCCCTTGTACCTGCTTTACTAGCTATCTTATTAGCCATCTTTACCCGAAAGGTCGTTCTTTCGCTAGGTGTCGGCATTCTCGTCGGTGCCCTGTTACTCCACCGTTTTAACCCGATCGATACGGTGACCTATCTCGGCAAGAATATCTTCAGCCTCTTTTGGGCGGACGGTGCCTTGAACGAGTGGAACGTTTTATTACTTGTCTTCTTGTTATTGCTCGGCGTCCTTTCCACATTGATTCAGACATCAGGTGGCGCACGCGCTTTCGGAGAATGGGCATCGACGCACGTCAAAACGGCACGTGGTGCTCGTTTGGTTGCATTCGGTCTCGGGATTCTGATCTTCATCGATGATTACTTCAACAGTCTCGCTGTCGGAAATGTTAGTCGTCCGCTTACGGATCGTCGTGGTGTCTCACGAGCAAAGCTTGCCTACTTGATTGACTCAACGGCTGCACCTGTCTGTGTTATTAGCCCGCTTTCAAGTTGGGGTGCATTCATCATCTCGATCATTGCTGGTATCTTAACCACTCACTCGATTACGGATTACTCAGCGTTTAGTGCCTTCATGATGATTGTTCCAATGAACTTCTATGCGATCTTCGCTCTTCTGTTAACGCTTTATATTGCTTACTCTGGTATCTCTGTCGGACCGATGAAACAACACGAACGCCGTGCCGCAAAAGGTGAACTTTTCGATGCATCAAAAGGAACACCGATGGGGATGGCAAAAGAGGTCAAGGAACACACGAACGGAAAGGTACGGGATCTCGTCGTTCCGATCGTCGTTCTCGTCATCGCTACGATCAGTGCGTTGCTCGGAACAGGTGCTCAGGCACTTGCAGCCGATAATCGCCCGTTTACTTTAATTGGAGCATTTGAGGCAACAGACGTCACACGTTCACTCGTCGCTGGTGTCGTCATTAGTTTAATCGTCGCTTTCCTGATGCTGATCGGACGAAAAATTCCGGGTCGCGATTACCGCGCAAGCATCGTCGCTGGTATGCGTTCGATGTGGCCAGCAGTCGTGATTCTGTTATTCGCTTGGACGATCATCGCTGTCATCGGTGATATGAAAACAGGTGACTACCTTGCAAGTTTCGTCAGCAACTCGATTTCCGCTTCGTACTTGCCGTTCTTATTGTTCTTGATTGCCGGCTTGATGGCATTCTCGACAGGAACAAGTTGGGGCACATTCGGGATCATGTTGCCAATCGGTGCGGATCTCGTTATGGCTGTCGATGCCTCACTCTTGTTACCGACGCTTGCTGCTGTTCTTGCTGGATCTGTCTTCGGTGACCATTGTTCACCGATTTCCGATACGACGATCCTCAGTTCGACTGGGGCTGGATCCCATCATATCGACCACGTCACGACACAGTTACCGTATGCTTTAGTTGGTGCTGTCACTGCTGCAGTCGGTTATTTAGTCATCGGTTTCACGGAGTCTTCAGTCTTCGGTTTCATCGGAGCTCTTGTCACATTCGTACTCTTCGTCGTCGTCTTAAACGTTCTCTCGAAAAAAGGCGAAACCGCTTCGGATTTACAGACGGATTAATGTAACATTTTACGAAAAAAGGCATTGGATGCGCGCATCCAATGCCTTTTTTATATCTATTCGTTTCACACCATCAATAAACACACATCATTCGCGAACGCTACTGGATCTTCAAGCGGAAGTCCTTCAACAAGCAACGCTTGCTGATACATTAATTTTGTATAGCGTTCGAATTTCGAACGATCGTTTTGATACGCTGCTTCAAGAGATTGGAACACTGTGTGTGACGGGTTCAATTCGAGAATCTTGACCGCCTCTACTCCTTCGTTATTCGGCATTGCCTTTAGAATTTTCTCCATCTCGATCGAGACCGCGCCATCTGTCGCAAAACAGACGGGATGTGATTTTAGACGCGTCGATGCTTTGACTTCTTTGACTTGTCCACTTAGCACTTCCTGCATTGCTTGAAACATCTCCGTTTGTGCGTCTGTCGTCTCTGCTTCTTCTGCTTCAATCCCTAAATCGCTACTCGTGACCGACTTGAATGTCTTCTCGTTATATGTCACGAGCATCTGGATCGCGAACTCATCAATTTCTTCCGTGAAGTACAAGATATCGTATCCTTTATCACGAACGAGCTCGGATTGCGGTAACTTATCTAAACGATTCGTACTCTCACCAGCCGCATAGTAGATATGCGCTTGATCTTCTGGCATCGCTGCGACGTATTCCGCAAGCGTGATCAACTTCTTCTCCTTCGCTGAGTAGAAGAGGACGAGGTCCTGCACTTG
This window of the Exiguobacterium acetylicum genome carries:
- a CDS encoding Na+/H+ antiporter NhaC family protein — encoded protein: MVNYSDSIIALVPALLAILLAIFTRKVVLSLGVGILVGALLLHRFNPIDTVTYLGKNIFSLFWADGALNEWNVLLLVFLLLLGVLSTLIQTSGGARAFGEWASTHVKTARGARLVAFGLGILIFIDDYFNSLAVGNVSRPLTDRRGVSRAKLAYLIDSTAAPVCVISPLSSWGAFIISIIAGILTTHSITDYSAFSAFMMIVPMNFYAIFALLLTLYIAYSGISVGPMKQHERRAAKGELFDASKGTPMGMAKEVKEHTNGKVRDLVVPIVVLVIATISALLGTGAQALAADNRPFTLIGAFEATDVTRSLVAGVVISLIVAFLMLIGRKIPGRDYRASIVAGMRSMWPAVVILLFAWTIIAVIGDMKTGDYLASFVSNSISASYLPFLLFLIAGLMAFSTGTSWGTFGIMLPIGADLVMAVDASLLLPTLAAVLAGSVFGDHCSPISDTTILSSTGAGSHHIDHVTTQLPYALVGAVTAAVGYLVIGFTESSVFGFIGALVTFVLFVVVLNVLSKKGETASDLQTD